One region of Limnospira fusiformis SAG 85.79 genomic DNA includes:
- a CDS encoding RNA-guided endonuclease InsQ/TnpB family protein — protein sequence MPYKAFRTKLKLNDRHRTLMAKHAGYARFVFNWGLHLWMSAYEEGLKPNVNSIKKVFTHYVKPQYPWMSELSSKVDQYAFINLGDAFKRFFKGISSYPKFKKKGHHDSFTLDNSGKPFKLSGTRHKLPFVGWVSTFEALPPSLVKKVTITRQAGDWYMSFFVEIRPEITPKFRERIGVDLGINNLATCSDGTQFSNPKAYKAATKKLARLQRHLSRKVKGSKNRAKCLLKVQKLHQRVANIRRDTIHKITTFLAKNHSQVVIEDLNVSGMLKNHCLAGSIADASFYEFRRQLGDKAERYGSKLIIADRFYPSSQLCSNCGYRQKMPLVRRTFECPNCGLKIDRDLNASINLEKSPGSDDYTCGRGAADSPGRSQK from the coding sequence ATGCCTTACAAAGCTTTCCGGACAAAACTAAAACTCAATGACCGTCATCGCACCTTGATGGCCAAACACGCGGGGTATGCTCGATTTGTGTTCAATTGGGGATTACACTTATGGATGTCAGCTTATGAAGAGGGACTCAAGCCTAACGTCAACTCCATCAAAAAGGTTTTTACTCATTATGTGAAACCTCAATATCCTTGGATGTCCGAATTGTCTTCTAAAGTTGATCAATATGCCTTCATTAATCTAGGGGATGCCTTTAAGCGCTTCTTCAAGGGAATAAGCAGTTATCCTAAATTTAAGAAGAAAGGCCACCATGATAGTTTTACGCTTGACAATTCCGGAAAGCCATTCAAGTTGTCAGGAACTCGCCATAAGCTGCCTTTTGTGGGCTGGGTTTCTACATTTGAGGCTCTACCACCCAGTCTAGTTAAGAAAGTCACTATAACGCGCCAAGCAGGTGACTGGTATATGAGCTTTTTCGTAGAAATCAGACCAGAAATCACACCGAAATTCCGAGAGAGAATCGGGGTAGACCTAGGAATTAACAATTTGGCGACTTGCTCCGATGGGACCCAATTCTCTAATCCCAAGGCTTATAAAGCAGCCACCAAAAAACTAGCCAGATTACAACGCCATTTAAGTCGCAAAGTCAAAGGCTCAAAAAATCGGGCTAAATGTCTCTTAAAAGTTCAAAAGCTACATCAAAGAGTCGCTAATATTCGCCGTGACACGATTCATAAAATAACTACTTTTTTGGCTAAAAACCACAGCCAAGTAGTCATTGAAGATTTGAATGTGTCAGGTATGCTGAAAAATCATTGTTTGGCGGGTTCTATCGCTGATGCTTCATTTTATGAGTTCCGTCGTCAACTAGGTGACAAGGCAGAACGTTATGGTTCAAAGTTGATTATTGCCGATAGATTTTATCCATCCAGTCAACTGTGTTCTAATTGCGGTTATCGTCAAAAAATGCCCCTAGTCCGTCGGACTTTTGAATGTCCAAACTGTGGCCTGAAGATTGATAGAGATTTGAACGCCAGTATAAATTTAGAAAAATCGCCTGGTTCAGACGATTACACTTGTGGACGGGGTGCTGCCGACAGTCCCGGACGAAGCCAGAAATAA
- a CDS encoding SpoIIE family protein phosphatase, protein MSRGEGRKLKLMVVDDEPDNLDLLFRTFRRDFKVHKADSALTALEILDQEGEMAIIISDQRMPEMNGTEFLGKTVERFPDTIRILLTGYTDVEDLVEAINSGQVFKYITKPWNPEELRTVVQQASETYKFFKQRTNALRRSLKRERLYNDVVIALRESLDYASMLQTIADTVGETFEAFACKVKPIESGSLSEQEFSYQGESHPEPENTIALMQAAVETRQTQIPGCQGDDSISQIVVPLTYQHDLLAVLAVYRHAADQPWSEEDIQLLEVVSEQASLALSQARLYQRTLELAEQMQSELKVARQIQMNLLRQSWPEFDNLKLQACCYPAREVGGDFFEVYIHSMGDIWVALGDVSGKGVPAALFMASAISVLRRELSQDTSPEPEQVMHNLNSILSDDLIGNNHFITMVLARYTPATGEISYANAGHIYPLIWDHRTLQQQNLNGHGNVTVEPIFLKERGIPLGILPVWRGNVGSRVLSPGDVFLLTSDGITEATVLQQGNDGNSARAMLQQEGLWQLLKQQTSLLNLEALLASIREQNPVQEDDQTILSLEVVSTDDH, encoded by the coding sequence ATGAGTCGGGGAGAAGGTCGCAAACTGAAACTAATGGTCGTCGATGACGAACCCGATAACCTAGACCTGCTGTTCAGGACGTTTCGCCGTGATTTCAAAGTCCACAAAGCCGATAGCGCCCTAACAGCCCTCGAGATTCTTGATCAAGAGGGAGAAATGGCTATTATCATTTCCGATCAGCGGATGCCTGAAATGAATGGGACAGAGTTTCTCGGTAAAACCGTTGAACGCTTTCCCGACACTATCCGTATTTTGCTGACCGGATATACTGATGTCGAAGATTTGGTCGAAGCTATCAACTCCGGTCAAGTCTTCAAATATATCACCAAACCTTGGAATCCAGAGGAACTGCGAACCGTTGTTCAGCAGGCCTCCGAAACCTATAAATTTTTTAAACAGCGCACTAACGCCCTGCGTCGGTCTTTGAAACGAGAGCGGCTATACAATGATGTGGTAATTGCCTTGCGCGAGTCTCTCGACTACGCAAGTATGCTGCAAACCATTGCAGATACCGTAGGTGAAACCTTTGAAGCCTTTGCTTGTAAGGTCAAACCTATCGAATCGGGATCTTTGTCAGAACAGGAGTTCTCTTATCAAGGTGAGTCGCACCCGGAACCCGAAAATACCATAGCCTTGATGCAAGCCGCTGTAGAAACCCGTCAAACCCAGATACCAGGCTGTCAGGGAGATGATAGCATCAGCCAAATTGTTGTTCCCCTTACCTATCAACACGACCTGTTAGCGGTTTTAGCCGTTTACCGCCATGCCGCAGACCAACCCTGGTCCGAAGAGGACATTCAACTGCTAGAAGTAGTTTCCGAACAAGCATCTCTCGCCCTGTCTCAAGCTAGACTATATCAACGTACCCTAGAACTCGCCGAGCAAATGCAGAGTGAGTTAAAGGTGGCTCGTCAAATTCAGATGAATTTACTCCGCCAAAGTTGGCCGGAATTTGACAATCTGAAGCTACAAGCCTGCTGCTATCCAGCTAGAGAAGTTGGGGGCGATTTCTTTGAGGTCTATATCCACTCTATGGGGGATATTTGGGTGGCTTTGGGGGATGTTTCCGGGAAGGGAGTTCCCGCCGCTTTGTTTATGGCTAGTGCCATTTCTGTCTTGCGCCGAGAACTCTCTCAAGATACCTCCCCAGAACCAGAACAGGTAATGCACAATCTTAATAGTATCTTATCTGATGATTTGATTGGCAATAACCACTTTATTACCATGGTTTTGGCTCGCTACACACCCGCAACAGGAGAAATATCCTATGCTAACGCTGGACATATCTACCCCCTGATTTGGGATCATCGTACCCTCCAACAACAAAACCTTAATGGTCATGGCAATGTCACAGTTGAGCCGATTTTTCTCAAGGAACGGGGTATTCCTTTAGGGATTCTTCCGGTCTGGCGCGGAAATGTAGGTAGTCGTGTCTTGTCCCCTGGAGATGTATTTTTACTCACCAGTGATGGAATTACAGAGGCTACTGTGCTACAACAAGGCAATGATGGTAATTCCGCTCGTGCCATGCTGCAACAGGAGGGGTTATGGCAACTCCTAAAACAACAAACTAGCCTATTAAATTTAGAGGCTTTACTGGCTTCCATCCGTGAACAAAATCCGGTTCAGGAGGACGATCAAACCATACTCTCTCTGGAGGTTGTGTCAACAGATGATCACTGA
- a CDS encoding ATP-binding protein produces the protein MITELQVPSDIRFLEVVEHWLLSSLEVQLGDSVDWPRQSNRFRLVLAEAYSNVIRHAHRDQPELPVIIRLELDQGDIRLEIWDQGKGYQMSDYEPPLPEDKPVHGYGWLIMKRLMDRVDYKLETDGRNCLELQASLGSKESSS, from the coding sequence ATGATCACTGAGTTACAGGTGCCGAGCGATATTCGGTTTTTAGAAGTTGTTGAACACTGGCTATTAAGCAGTTTGGAAGTCCAGTTAGGGGACTCGGTGGATTGGCCCCGTCAGTCGAATCGGTTTCGCCTAGTCCTAGCTGAAGCCTATTCTAATGTCATTCGCCATGCTCACCGCGATCAGCCTGAACTTCCGGTGATTATTCGCCTAGAACTTGATCAGGGTGACATTCGCCTGGAAATTTGGGATCAGGGTAAGGGGTATCAAATGAGTGATTATGAACCACCGTTACCGGAAGATAAGCCAGTACATGGCTATGGGTGGTTGATTATGAAGCGCCTAATGGATCGGGTTGATTATAAACTTGAAACTGATGGCCGTAATTGTTTGGAGTTACAGGCTAGTTTGGGTTCTAAGGAGTCCTCGTCTTGA